One Acropora palmata chromosome 2, jaAcrPala1.3, whole genome shotgun sequence genomic window carries:
- the LOC141873685 gene encoding uncharacterized protein LOC141873685 yields the protein MDKILRPERLDTDPNSGTAAKEWLHWRRTFENFMAVLPHEDLDKLALLSNFVSPSIFQHIEDCTDYETSIERLQTLFIKPKNGIFARHLLATRKQAPTETLDEYLQALKTVSKDCNFKNVTAAQYCEESIRDAFISGLQSSLIRQRLLENKTLYLKTMFDQARSLESAMKSSESYHYAVPNTLVNAAVPATSAKPADGLEANTLAAAFTETTSLSCYFCGNNRHPRSKCPAKDATYAKCQKKGHYAKVCQSKAASTVSAAMHSPIIATTQSSGSLSKSTATINIGKLQVKALFDSGSTESFIHPNIVRRAGLTVRLAGGAVSMASAALSANVTGTCTTSLEYQNQKYTNVHLSVLPGLCADLILGLDFQSQHESITFQYGGSQPPLSVCGFSTLNMDPT from the coding sequence ATGGATAAAATCTTAAGGCCGGAACGTCTAGACACAGATCCAAACAGTGGGACAGCGGCAAAGGAATGGCTTCACTGGAGACGTACATTCGAAAACTTCATGGCCGTCTTGCCACACGAAGATTTGGATAAACTTGCACTCCTTTCTAATTTTGTTTCGCCAAGCATTTTCCAACACATCGAAGATTGTACAGATTACGAAACATCAATTGAAAGACTTCAGACACTGTTCATCAAACCGAAGAATGGGATCTTTGCACGCCATCTTTTAGCTACTCGTAAACAAGCTCCTACGGAAACATTAGACGAATATTTGCAAGCCCTGAAGACGGTAAGCAAAGATTGCAACTTCAAAAATGTCACCGCTGCACAATATTGTGAAGAGAGCATCAGAGATGCCTTTATTTCTGGGTTACAGTCAAGTCTGATACGCCAAAGacttttggaaaacaaaactcttTACTTAAAAACTATGTTTGATCAGGCTAGATCTCTTGAGTCTGCAATGAAGAGTTCTGAGTCGTATCACTATGCAGTTCCAAATACACTTGTCAATGCTGCTGTTCCTGCTACGTCTGCAAAACCTGCTGATGGCCTAGAAGCGAATACTCTGGCTGCTGCGTTTACCGAAACCACTTCTCTCAGCTGCTATTTCTGTGGCAACAATAGACACCCACGTTCGAAGTGTCCTGCGAAGGATGCTACGTATGCTAAATGCCAGAAAAAGGGTCACTACGCCAAAGTATGCCAAAGTAAAGCTGCCTCAACGGTATCAGCTGCCATGCACTCTCCTATTATAGCCACCACTCAAAGTTCTGGGTCTCTATCGAAATCAACCGCGACAATCAACATTGGAAAATTGCAAGTTAAAGCTCTGTTTGACAGCGGCAGCACTGAGAGTTTCATACACCCAAATATTGTCAGAAGGGCTGGTCTGACTGTGCGACTAGCCGGTGGTGCTGTTTCCATGGCTTCTGCTGCCCTATCAGCCAATGTTACAGGGACTTGTACGACCAGCCTTGAATACCAAAACCAGAAATACACCAACGTTCATCTTTCAGTCCTTCCAGGGCTCTGCGCTGACCTCATACTGGGCTTGGATTTCCAATCACAGCACGAGAGCATCACTTTTCAGTATGGAGGCAGCCAACCCCCGCTATCTGTCTGCGGCTTCAGTACCCTCAATATGGATCCCACTTAG